In Amphiura filiformis chromosome 2, Afil_fr2py, whole genome shotgun sequence, one DNA window encodes the following:
- the LOC140146340 gene encoding LOW QUALITY PROTEIN: breast cancer anti-estrogen resistance protein 1-like (The sequence of the model RefSeq protein was modified relative to this genomic sequence to represent the inferred CDS: deleted 1 base in 1 codon), which yields MAGFTKHVLAKALYDNNAEAPDELAFRKGDVVTVLEQNTSGLEGWWLCSLNGRQGIAPGNRLKLLVGMYDSSPSPQKVNSPTGHGPVLMYDSPLSPGGRRTSAPGASMTEDYDIPRPSPHARVSSPEVSLGYQTIPGARKPPAFKLQHQNSEEVYDVPPKQYSTSPQETYDVPVKQYSTSPQETYDVPKTTHWASPVKSHSAHTSPTHSIEPTSPTSLEFYDTPTKQGFMAGDVYDVPPSAHGIVLPMKKSAIEKDLSDDYDIPVPSVESQIPVDTYDVPQSLGKLSPTETYDVPPSLNREIYDSPRKPGGTLDGPRIPEGAFKDMYNSPTKGGLGDDYGSPGYCKMKALSHGNVRADFDHVYDIPPQVTKDRPLTGSLPILTKSTSVEEVDAKMQTLNVNTEQQRSKSFDMGTLGRKVLLDRDTAMDLLVKRQQVLETAIAYMLSYVSSVWRHQADLEPKIHEIKAACNQLKLALKEFLEFAKDTVTYAAKSDANLQIELGISLQPLQASHAKLLRSALTLDNLNWSVDKLKYTPTSSDNAPSDLDQFANVAKVLPSDMKKFIAFVTTNCDVLFKRLDQRSQSLGLQTRPLPTPPGGVSALSPEKSFDWMAPEKEDSATTNMTSPEVQRRPLPHVPGQISFPITNNANSPTSDDDDKGGDYGYITKTSDITRQIIVTTETNHNITYTSELTANDREIIKFYQQEVQSISEDTISAVDKFFTCVEAKQPPKVFVAHSKHVILLGHKLVFIGDTLHHNLSHTQFRSRVIHMSDLLCDCLNVGVNSTKTAALQYPAVQPIQEMVDRLTDIANATQDLKLAILEVTFND from the exons GTTAATTCGCCAACCGGACATGGCCCTGTTCTCATGTACGACTCCCCGTTATCGCCTGGCGGCAGAAGAACAAGCGCCCCCGGTGCCTCCATGACAGAAGACTATGACATCCCTCGTCCCAGTCCTCATGCAAGGGTCTCATCCCCAGAAGTTTCTCTTGGCTACCAAACCATACCGGGTGCACGGAAACCACCCGCTTTCAAGCTTCAACACCAAAACAGCGAAGAGGTGTACGACGTTCCCCCAAAACAATATTCAACGTCGCCTCAAGAGACGTATGACGTTCCCGTGAAACAATACTCAACGTCGCCGCAAGAGACATACGATGTGCCAAAGACTACCCACTGGGCGTCGCCTGTTAAGTCACACAGTGCGCATACATCACCAACTCATAGTATAGAACCTACAAGTCCAACATCGTTAGAATTTTATGATACTCCAACCAAACAGGGATTTATGGCTGGTGATGTGTATGACGTGCCTCCCTCTGCACATGGAATTGTTCTGCCTATGAAGAAATCTGCTATTGAAAAG GACCTCAGTGATGACTACGACATTCCAGTACCGTCAGTGGAGAGCCAGATACCTGTAGATACATATGATGTCCCTCAATCTCTAGGCAAACTCTCACCCACCGAAACCTACGATGTACCACCATCGCTGAATAGGGAAATCTATGATAGTCCACGTAAACCAGGAGGTACATTAGATGGACCACGCATTCCAGAGGGCGCTTTTAAAGACATGTATAATTCTCCCACAAAAGGGGGACTTGGCGATGATTATGGTTCGCCGGGGTATTGCAAAATGAAAGCTTTATCGCATGGCAATGTGAGAGCCGATTTCGATCATGTGTATGACATTCCTCCGCAAGTGACCAAAGATAGGCCGTTAACAGGTAGTTTGCCTATATTGACAAAGTCAACGTCGGTGGAAGAAGTCGATGCAAAAATGCAAACGTTAAATGTGAATACAGAACAACAGAGATCGAAATCATTTGATATGGGAACACTGGGACGAAAGGTCCTGTTGGATAGGGACACTGCCATGGACTTGTTAGTAAAGCGCCAGCAGGTG TTGGAGACTGCGATCGCATATATGCTGAGTTATGTCAGCAGTGTGTGGCGCCACCAGGCTGATTTAGAGCCGAAAATCCACGAGATCAAAGCGGCGTGTAATCAGCTGAAATTAGCACTTAAAGAATTCTTAGAGTTTGCCAAAGACACTGTTACCTATGCAGCTAAAAGTGATGCTAATTTACAGATAGAGTTGGGTATAAGCTTACAGCCATTGCAGGCATCGCACGCTAAGTTACTCCGATCAGCGTTGACGCTGGACAATCTTAACTGGAGCGTCGATAAGTTGAAATACACACCAACATCGAGCGATAACGCTCCGAGCGATTTAGACCAATTTGCAAATGTTGCCAAGGTTCTTCCGTCGGATATGAAGAAATTTATCGCATTTGTAACGACTAACTGCGACGTATTGTTCAAAAGGTTGGATCAGCGTAGTCAGAGTTTGGGTTTGCAGACGAGACCACTGCCAACGCCCCCTGGTGGTGTTAGCGCTTTGTCACCAGAGAAGAGCTTTGATTGGATGGCTCCTGAGAAAGAAGACAGTGCCACCACGAATATGACGAGTCCAGAAGTACAGAGGAGACCCTTACCACATGTTCCTGGGCAAATATCCTTTCCAATCACGAATAATGCCAACTCGCCAACATCTGATGACGATGACAAAGGTGGCGACTACGGCTACATCACGAAAACGTCAGATATTACGCGtcaaattatcgtcacaacagaaACGAACCATAACATTACATATACCTCAGAACTGACAGCAAACGATAGagaaataatcaaattttacCAACAAGAAGTTCAAAGCATTAGCGAAGACACAATTTCAGCCGTGGATAAGTTTTTCACGTGCGTGGAAGCGAAACAACCGCCGAAAGTATTTGTAGCGCATAGCAAGCATGTCATCTTGTTGGGACACAAATTGGTGTTTATCGGCGACACGTTACATCATAATCTGTCGCACACGCAGTTTAGAAGTCGCGTGATTCATATGAGCGACTTGTTGTGCGATTGTTTGAACGTTGGTGTGAATTCCACAAAAACGGCAGCTTTGCAGTATCCAGCGGTTCAGCCGATACAGGAGATGGTGGATAGGTTAACGGACATCGCAAATGCAACGCAAGATTTGAAATTAGCAATACTAGAGGTTACATTCAATGATTGA